The Mycolicibacterium flavescens genome has a segment encoding these proteins:
- a CDS encoding Lycopene cyclase, CrtYc, translating to MTMDNWHYLLVLAACLVITAPLEIFGDGVYRQARRAAAAILPVAAVFVLWDVIAIFADVWTYNSNYVTGIDIPGVMPIEELLFFIVIPLCGLLTYNAVTTILTWLQRTRDRVEQAK from the coding sequence GTGACGATGGACAACTGGCATTACCTGTTGGTTCTGGCCGCGTGCCTGGTGATCACCGCGCCGTTGGAGATCTTCGGCGACGGCGTTTACCGGCAGGCGCGCCGGGCCGCGGCCGCGATTCTGCCCGTGGCCGCGGTGTTCGTGCTCTGGGATGTGATCGCCATCTTCGCCGACGTGTGGACCTACAACTCGAATTACGTCACTGGGATCGACATCCCCGGCGTGATGCCGATCGAGGAACTGCTGTTCTTCATCGTGATCCCGCTGTGCGGATTGTTGACCTACAACGCCGTCACCACGATCCTGACGTGGTTGCAACGGACGCGGGATCGTGTGGAGCAGGCCAAATGA
- a CDS encoding lycopene cyclase: protein MTGLGYTVPAVLGVITVCALELGVLRTGLFRKPAYWISMAIVLGFQIPVDGWLTKLSAPIVIYDERHTSGIRFPFDIPVEDFLFGWALVTAVLLLWERQRLRTQRRNAP, encoded by the coding sequence ATGACCGGACTCGGCTACACGGTGCCCGCCGTGCTCGGGGTGATCACCGTGTGCGCCCTGGAATTGGGCGTGCTTCGCACCGGGCTGTTCCGCAAGCCCGCGTACTGGATCTCGATGGCGATCGTGCTCGGTTTCCAGATACCGGTCGACGGTTGGCTCACCAAGCTCAGCGCGCCGATCGTCATCTACGACGAACGGCACACCAGCGGCATCCGGTTCCCGTTCGACATCCCGGTCGAGGACTTCCTTTTCGGCTGGGCGCTGGTCACCGCGGTGCTACTGCTGTGGGAACGGCAGCGGCTGCGCACACAGAGGAGGAACGCGCCGTGA
- the ubiE_4 gene encoding methylase involved in ubiquinone/menaquinone biosynthesis, whose protein sequence is MKVNAGRDAGDPADVPAAFDEGAPAYDTLVDSNPGYHEHLRISAQRMRLPDDGRGLRLLDAGCGTGASTAALLSVAPHAEIVGVDGSEGMLAEARAKQWPDSVRFVHSRIEDLAAAGVSGPFDGIFAAYLIRNLPDPDAQLREFRTLLRPGATLAVHEYSVRDSRLATAVWNAVCATIIIPSGRLRSGDASLYRYLRRSVNRFDGAADFRDRLRRNGFTAVHSETMPGWQRNIVHTFLAEAPR, encoded by the coding sequence GTGAAAGTCAATGCGGGCCGTGACGCCGGTGACCCCGCTGATGTCCCCGCCGCGTTCGACGAGGGGGCACCGGCCTACGACACGCTGGTCGACTCCAATCCCGGATACCATGAGCACCTTCGTATTTCGGCACAGCGGATGCGGTTGCCCGATGACGGTCGCGGTCTGCGGTTGCTGGACGCCGGCTGCGGCACCGGCGCGTCCACCGCGGCGCTGCTGTCGGTGGCGCCGCACGCCGAGATCGTCGGCGTCGACGGCTCTGAAGGCATGCTGGCCGAGGCGCGGGCCAAACAGTGGCCCGACTCGGTGCGGTTCGTCCACAGCCGCATCGAGGACCTCGCCGCCGCCGGCGTCAGCGGTCCCTTCGACGGCATCTTCGCCGCCTACCTCATCCGCAACCTGCCCGACCCCGACGCGCAACTGCGCGAGTTCCGCACGCTGCTGCGCCCGGGAGCGACGCTGGCGGTTCACGAGTACTCCGTGCGCGACTCGCGGCTGGCGACCGCGGTGTGGAACGCCGTGTGCGCCACCATCATCATTCCGAGCGGGCGTCTCCGCAGCGGTGACGCCTCGCTGTACCGGTACCTGCGGCGCAGCGTGAACCGCTTCGACGGTGCCGCGGACTTTCGGGATCGCCTGCGCCGCAATGGCTTCACGGCCGTACACAGCGAGACGATGCCGGGTTGGCAGCGCAACATCGTGCACACGTTCCTCGCCGAGGCGCCCCGATGA
- the pds_2 gene encoding amine oxidase encodes MTDPQRITHPAPPPDAGVPFDKRHVVVVGGGIAGLAAATGLAERGVSVDVLERETYLGGRVGGWTDSLDDGSPVAMNRGFHAFFRQYYNLRNLLRRIDPTLGMLTAVSDYPLVDAHGRRDTFRGLPQTPPWNALAFALRSPTFRLRDLVRLNARAAAPLAAVSVPEIYDRLDHVDADTFLRDINFPEPARHLAFEVFSRSFFAEPTNLSAAELATMFHIYFLGSSEGLVFDVAGANFDTALWEPLRAYLQSLGVRIHTGVSVTEVRTADRFAVHSDGGDPLEADGVVLATDVSGLQRIVGQSASLGDDEWRSRIAAMGTAAPFVVQRLWLDRPVDPDRAAFLGTGGRPPLDNVSVLDRYEREAATWSRRTGGSVVELHAYAVTDGKDDVLERLPVRMAELYPETADAKIVGERVLCRQDCPRFAPGDFERRPTVSTPQPGLALAGDGIRIDLPVALMERAATTGWSAANLLLKRFGLTGHDLQTVPTQGRFAPLRRLAERQYA; translated from the coding sequence ATGACCGACCCGCAACGCATCACCCACCCCGCACCGCCGCCCGACGCGGGGGTGCCTTTCGACAAACGGCACGTGGTCGTCGTCGGCGGGGGCATCGCGGGCCTGGCCGCGGCCACCGGTCTCGCCGAACGCGGTGTGAGCGTCGATGTCCTCGAACGCGAGACGTACCTCGGGGGTCGTGTCGGTGGGTGGACCGATTCGCTCGACGACGGCTCTCCGGTCGCCATGAACCGCGGCTTCCACGCCTTCTTCCGCCAGTACTACAACCTTCGAAACCTGTTGCGCCGCATCGATCCAACGTTGGGCATGCTCACCGCCGTCTCCGACTACCCCCTGGTCGACGCGCACGGTAGACGCGACACCTTCCGGGGCCTGCCGCAGACGCCACCGTGGAATGCGTTGGCTTTCGCGCTGCGCAGCCCCACCTTCCGGCTTCGCGACCTGGTGCGGCTCAACGCCCGCGCCGCAGCGCCCTTGGCCGCGGTGTCGGTCCCCGAGATCTATGACCGTCTGGACCATGTCGACGCCGACACCTTCCTTCGCGACATCAACTTCCCCGAACCCGCTCGCCACCTGGCCTTCGAAGTCTTCTCGAGAAGCTTCTTCGCCGAGCCGACCAACCTCTCGGCCGCCGAACTGGCAACAATGTTCCACATCTACTTTCTGGGCTCCAGCGAGGGCCTGGTGTTCGACGTCGCAGGTGCGAACTTCGACACGGCGCTGTGGGAACCGCTGCGCGCGTACCTGCAATCGCTGGGAGTTCGCATCCACACCGGTGTGTCGGTGACCGAGGTACGCACCGCTGACCGGTTCGCGGTGCACTCCGACGGCGGCGACCCGCTCGAGGCCGACGGGGTGGTACTGGCCACCGATGTCTCCGGCCTGCAGCGCATCGTCGGTCAATCGGCATCGCTCGGCGACGACGAATGGCGGTCCCGGATCGCCGCAATGGGCACGGCCGCACCGTTCGTCGTGCAGCGACTGTGGTTGGACCGGCCCGTCGATCCGGACCGTGCGGCATTTCTCGGGACGGGCGGCCGACCGCCGCTGGACAATGTGAGCGTGCTGGACAGGTACGAACGGGAGGCGGCGACGTGGTCGCGCCGAACCGGCGGCTCGGTGGTGGAGCTGCACGCGTACGCGGTGACCGACGGAAAAGACGACGTGCTCGAGCGGTTACCGGTGCGGATGGCCGAACTGTATCCCGAAACCGCCGATGCGAAGATCGTCGGCGAACGGGTGCTGTGCCGTCAGGACTGCCCGCGTTTCGCCCCCGGTGACTTCGAACGCCGCCCCACCGTCTCGACGCCGCAGCCCGGCCTGGCACTGGCCGGTGACGGTATACGCATCGACCTGCCGGTCGCGCTGATGGAGCGGGCCGCCACCACCGGATGGTCGGCGGCCAACCTGCTGCTCAAGCGCTTCGGCCTCACCGGCCACGACCTCCAGACGGTACCCACCCAGGGTCGCTTCGCCCCCCTGCGGCGACTGGCCGAAAGGCAGTACGCATGA
- the kshA_4 gene encoding ring-hydroxylating dioxygenase, large terminal subunit — MTMLAELKARLAKTTPFQLLPRTTWSGQQPTYDDAKPSLIHSALRRSQRRPSGNWYAFAASDTIGKRPVSATVGGVELVAWRGTDGSLAVGPAACPHLGADLSTGTVECGTLICPWHGLRFDGGRTWSWRPYPAHDDGVLAWVRLDAIGGESPTEAPILPRRPEGPRLSAVTRLVGTCEPSDVIANRLDPWHGAWFHPYSFTRLDVLSAPAADDDLPEDADRFLVAVTFHIGRLGVPVIAEFTTPEPRTITMRIIDGEGAGSVVETHATPLGPDRDGVPRTAVIEAVIAHSDRPGFAHALRGAPMITPFMRYAATRLWRDDLAYAERLYRQRSRA, encoded by the coding sequence ATGACCATGCTCGCCGAACTCAAGGCACGGTTGGCGAAAACCACGCCGTTCCAATTGCTTCCGCGCACCACGTGGTCCGGCCAGCAGCCGACGTACGACGATGCCAAACCGTCGCTGATCCACAGCGCGCTGCGCCGCTCACAGCGCAGGCCGAGCGGAAACTGGTATGCGTTCGCGGCCAGCGACACCATCGGCAAGCGACCGGTCAGCGCTACGGTCGGCGGAGTCGAACTGGTCGCATGGCGCGGCACCGACGGCAGTCTCGCGGTCGGCCCGGCAGCCTGCCCGCACCTCGGCGCCGACCTGTCCACCGGGACCGTCGAGTGCGGGACGTTGATCTGCCCGTGGCACGGACTGCGCTTCGACGGCGGCCGAACCTGGAGCTGGCGGCCCTACCCCGCCCACGACGACGGTGTGCTCGCATGGGTGCGGCTGGACGCAATCGGCGGTGAAAGCCCCACGGAGGCACCGATATTGCCGAGGCGACCCGAGGGGCCGCGGCTGTCGGCGGTGACGCGGTTGGTCGGCACCTGCGAGCCCAGCGACGTGATCGCCAACCGGCTCGATCCGTGGCACGGGGCGTGGTTTCACCCGTATTCGTTCACGCGGCTGGACGTACTGTCGGCGCCGGCGGCCGACGACGATCTCCCTGAAGACGCCGACCGCTTTCTGGTCGCAGTCACCTTTCACATCGGGCGGCTCGGCGTCCCGGTGATCGCGGAGTTCACCACACCGGAGCCGCGCACCATCACCATGCGCATCATCGACGGCGAAGGCGCGGGAAGCGTGGTCGAGACGCACGCGACCCCGCTTGGTCCCGACCGCGACGGCGTGCCCCGCACCGCCGTCATCGAGGCGGTCATCGCCCATTCCGACCGTCCGGGATTCGCACACGCGCTTCGCGGCGCTCCGATGATCACCCCGTTCATGCGATATGCGGCCACCCGCTTGTGGCGTGACGATCTGGCTTACGCCGAACGGCTTTACCGGCAGCGCTCCCGGGCTTGA
- a CDS encoding Protein of uncharacterised function (DUF2945) produces MSPFCVGSPGYTAEMSKDIRKGDKVQWKSHGTTVTGTVEEKITSGTEAAGRTVRADSDNPQYRVRSDKSGRDAVHKPESLKKK; encoded by the coding sequence TTGAGCCCGTTTTGCGTCGGGTCGCCCGGGTATACCGCCGAGATGAGCAAGGACATCCGCAAGGGCGACAAGGTGCAGTGGAAGAGTCACGGCACCACCGTCACCGGGACGGTCGAAGAGAAGATCACCTCGGGCACCGAGGCCGCGGGTCGCACGGTGCGCGCCGACTCCGACAACCCGCAGTACCGGGTGCGCAGCGACAAGAGCGGCCGCGACGCGGTGCACAAGCCGGAATCGCTGAAGAAGAAGTAG
- a CDS encoding DNA-binding protein: MRKGVGYARRHLAQRPNGDIEDSAWRYSLMNWGHDPFK, encoded by the coding sequence ATGCGCAAGGGCGTCGGATATGCGCGCCGCCATCTGGCCCAGCGGCCGAACGGCGACATCGAGGACTCGGCGTGGCGCTACTCGTTGATGAACTGGGGCCACGACCCCTTCAAGTGA
- the idi gene encoding isopentenyl-diphosphate delta-isomerase, whose amino-acid sequence MATTGECVVLLDEEGRQIGSAAKTSVHHAATPLHLGFSCYLFDADGRVLLTRRALNKTTWPGVWSNSFCGHPAPGEQVEDAVRRRARQELGISIQSPVCVLPDFRYRAVAADGTVENEICPVFVARCDGRLRPDPGEVMEWMWVSWDQLRSAVGLPWSISPWAMEQIPLLDEPHLKGSWPQFINE is encoded by the coding sequence ATGGCCACGACCGGTGAGTGCGTCGTCCTTCTCGACGAAGAGGGGCGGCAGATCGGCAGCGCCGCCAAAACGAGTGTCCACCACGCGGCGACCCCGCTTCACCTCGGTTTTTCGTGCTATCTGTTCGATGCCGACGGTCGGGTGCTGTTGACCCGTCGCGCGCTGAACAAGACGACCTGGCCGGGGGTATGGTCCAACTCGTTCTGCGGGCACCCGGCACCGGGGGAGCAGGTCGAGGATGCGGTGCGCCGCCGCGCCCGCCAGGAGTTGGGCATATCGATCCAATCCCCGGTGTGTGTGCTGCCCGACTTCCGGTACCGCGCGGTCGCCGCCGACGGCACGGTCGAGAACGAGATCTGTCCGGTGTTCGTCGCCCGCTGTGACGGGCGGTTGCGGCCCGATCCGGGTGAGGTCATGGAGTGGATGTGGGTTTCCTGGGATCAGTTGCGCTCGGCGGTCGGGTTGCCCTGGTCGATCAGCCCGTGGGCCATGGAGCAGATACCTCTGCTCGACGAGCCTCACTTGAAGGGGTCGTGGCCCCAGTTCATCAACGAGTAG
- the ycgE gene encoding putative transcriptional regulator, with amino-acid sequence MNDADTPRYTVRVVAERVGVPTATLRSWSQRYGVGPSQHRPGRHRLYSDNDIAVVQHMHQLIGQGTSARSAARLASGSVAPRRGDVEALLSAAFELDLAALGRLLDTHLRHFGVVDTWDLMVRPAFAAIVTQQDEDGGCVDVEHALSWAVSRSLHAAPLMRIDASTAVILACTAREAHVLPLEALRAALSERRRGALMLGADVPVAALTEAIGRVTPSARVVLWSHTSDTADMDMVAAASAETDVALGGTGWDAAAGVGPAARVHSLREAVDWCVGAS; translated from the coding sequence ATGAATGACGCTGACACACCGCGGTACACCGTCCGCGTGGTGGCCGAGCGCGTCGGCGTGCCGACTGCGACCCTGCGCAGCTGGAGCCAGCGCTACGGGGTCGGGCCATCGCAGCACCGCCCCGGACGACACCGGCTCTACAGCGACAACGACATCGCCGTCGTGCAGCACATGCACCAGCTCATCGGGCAGGGCACCAGCGCCCGCAGCGCCGCCCGCCTCGCGTCCGGGTCCGTCGCGCCGCGACGCGGCGATGTCGAGGCGCTGCTGTCGGCCGCATTCGAACTGGACCTCGCCGCGTTGGGTCGACTCCTGGACACCCACCTGCGTCACTTCGGGGTTGTCGACACATGGGACCTGATGGTGCGGCCGGCGTTCGCGGCCATCGTCACCCAGCAGGACGAGGACGGCGGCTGCGTCGACGTCGAACACGCGCTGTCGTGGGCGGTGTCGCGCTCACTGCACGCAGCACCGCTCATGCGCATCGACGCCTCGACAGCGGTCATCCTGGCCTGCACCGCGCGCGAAGCGCATGTCCTGCCGCTCGAAGCGCTTCGCGCCGCCCTCTCCGAACGTCGGCGCGGTGCGCTGATGCTCGGCGCCGACGTTCCGGTCGCGGCCTTGACCGAGGCGATCGGCAGGGTGACGCCTTCCGCCCGGGTGGTGCTGTGGTCACACACCTCCGATACTGCCGACATGGATATGGTCGCAGCGGCCAGCGCGGAAACCGACGTCGCGCTCGGCGGCACCGGGTGGGACGCGGCCGCCGGCGTCGGCCCGGCCGCGCGCGTGCACAGCCTGCGTGAGGCCGTCGATTGGTGTGTGGGCGCCTCATGA
- the ilvC gene encoding ketol-acid reductoisomerase encodes MAVEMFYDDDADLSIIQGRKVGVIGYGSQGHAHSLSLRDSGVEVKVGLKEGSKSREKVAEQGLEVDTPAEVAKWADVIMLLAPDTAQAEIFSNDIEPNLEDGNALFFGHGLNIHFDLIKPPANVTIGMVAPKGPGHLVRRQFVDGKGVPCLIAIDQDPKGEGQALALSYAKGIGGTRAGVIKTTFKDETETDLFGEQAVLCGGTEELVKTGFDVMVEAGYAPELAYFEVLHELKLIVDLMYEGGIARMNYSVSDTAEFGGYLSGPRVIDADTKERMRTILKEIQDGTFVKKLVANVEGGNKELEGLRKKNAEHPIEVTGKKLRDLMSWVDRPITETA; translated from the coding sequence GTGGCAGTAGAGATGTTCTATGACGACGACGCGGACCTGTCGATCATCCAGGGACGCAAGGTCGGCGTCATCGGCTACGGCAGCCAGGGTCACGCCCACTCGCTGAGCCTGCGCGACTCCGGCGTCGAGGTGAAGGTCGGCCTCAAAGAGGGCTCGAAGTCGCGTGAAAAGGTCGCCGAGCAGGGGCTCGAGGTCGACACGCCCGCCGAGGTCGCCAAGTGGGCCGACGTCATCATGTTGCTGGCGCCCGACACCGCACAGGCCGAGATCTTTTCGAACGACATCGAACCCAACCTCGAGGACGGCAATGCGCTGTTCTTCGGCCACGGCCTCAACATTCACTTCGACCTGATCAAGCCGCCGGCCAACGTCACGATCGGCATGGTCGCCCCGAAGGGTCCGGGACATCTGGTGCGCAGGCAGTTCGTCGACGGCAAGGGCGTGCCGTGTCTGATCGCGATCGATCAGGACCCCAAGGGCGAGGGCCAGGCGCTTGCGCTGTCGTACGCCAAGGGCATCGGCGGCACCCGCGCAGGCGTCATCAAGACCACGTTCAAGGACGAGACCGAGACCGACCTGTTCGGTGAGCAGGCCGTGTTGTGCGGCGGCACAGAGGAACTCGTCAAGACCGGGTTCGACGTGATGGTCGAGGCCGGTTATGCGCCGGAGCTGGCGTACTTCGAGGTGCTGCACGAGCTCAAGCTGATCGTCGACCTGATGTACGAGGGCGGCATCGCGCGGATGAACTACTCGGTGTCCGACACCGCGGAGTTCGGCGGCTACCTCTCCGGGCCGCGGGTGATCGACGCCGACACCAAGGAGCGGATGCGCACCATTCTCAAAGAGATTCAGGACGGCACCTTCGTCAAGAAGCTCGTCGCCAACGTCGAGGGCGGCAACAAGGAGCTCGAGGGCCTGCGCAAGAAGAACGCGGAGCATCCGATCGAGGTGACCGGCAAGAAGCTGCGCGACCTGATGAGCTGGGTGGACCGGCCCATCACCGAAACGGCTTAA
- the ilvH gene encoding acetolactate synthase 3 regulatory subunit, with translation MGTNATQTLSVLVEDKPGVLARVASLFSRRGFNIQSLAVGATEQKNMSRMTIVVSVDEAPLEQITKQLNKLVNVIKIVEQEEENSVSRELALIKVRTDASTRGQVIEAVNLFRAKVVDVSTESLTVEATGTPEKLEALLRVLEPFGIREIVQSGVVSLSRGPRSIGTTK, from the coding sequence ATGGGTACCAACGCTACGCAGACGTTGTCGGTTCTGGTCGAGGACAAACCGGGTGTCCTGGCGCGCGTCGCGTCGCTGTTCTCCCGGCGCGGCTTCAACATCCAGTCCCTGGCGGTCGGTGCGACCGAGCAGAAGAACATGTCGCGGATGACGATCGTGGTCAGCGTGGACGAAGCGCCGCTGGAGCAGATCACCAAACAGCTCAACAAGCTGGTGAATGTGATCAAGATCGTCGAGCAGGAGGAAGAGAACTCGGTTTCGCGTGAGCTCGCGCTGATCAAGGTGCGCACCGACGCCTCGACCCGCGGTCAGGTCATCGAGGCGGTGAACCTGTTTCGCGCCAAGGTCGTCGACGTGTCGACCGAGTCGCTGACGGTCGAGGCGACCGGTACACCCGAGAAGCTCGAGGCGCTGCTGCGGGTGTTGGAGCCCTTCGGAATCCGCGAGATCGTGCAGTCCGGTGTGGTGTCGCTGTCGCGCGGCCCGCGCAGCATCGGGACCACCAAGTAA
- the ilvB1 gene encoding acetolactate synthase, large subunit codes for MSAPTTRPLEQVAATVPDDGHATHPTAKSAPAPAKRAEPQQMTGAQAVIRSLEELDVDTIFGIPGGAVLPVYDPLFDSKKLRHVLVRHEQGAGHAASGYAHATGKVGVMMATSGPGATNLVTPLADAHMDSIPVVAITGQVGRGLIGTDAFQEADISGITMPITKHNFLVRSGDEIPQAIAEAFHIAASGRPGPVLVDIPKDVLQGQCTFSWPPRIDLPGYKPNTKPHNRQIREAAKLIAAARKPVLYVGGGVIRGEATEELLELAELTGIPVVTTLMARGAFPDSHPQNMGMPGMHGTVSAVAALQRSDLLIALGTRFDDRVTGRLDSFAPEAKVIHADIDPAEIGKNRHADVPIVGDVKAVIADLVVALRRDGTADAITIDNWTEYLGGVQATYPLSYGPQSDGSLSPEYVIETLGKMAGPDAVYVAGVGQHQMWAAQFISYEKPKTWLNSGGLGTMGYAVPAAMGAKFGRPEAEVWAIDGDGCFQMTNQELATCAVEGAPIKVALINNGNLGMVRQWQTLFYEERYSQTDLATHSRRIPDFVKLAEALGCVGLRCERAEDVEDVIRQAREINDRPVVIDFIVGADAQVWPMVAAGTSNDEIQAARGIRPLFDDPEEGHA; via the coding sequence GTGAGCGCACCAACAACCCGACCGCTGGAGCAGGTGGCGGCAACCGTGCCCGACGACGGACATGCCACCCACCCGACGGCCAAATCTGCGCCCGCACCGGCCAAACGCGCTGAGCCGCAACAGATGACCGGCGCACAGGCAGTCATCCGGTCGCTGGAGGAACTCGACGTCGACACCATCTTCGGGATCCCCGGCGGGGCGGTGCTGCCGGTGTACGACCCGCTGTTCGACTCCAAGAAGCTGCGCCACGTCCTGGTCCGTCACGAGCAGGGCGCCGGGCATGCCGCCAGTGGTTACGCCCACGCGACCGGCAAGGTCGGCGTGATGATGGCCACGTCGGGGCCCGGTGCGACCAACCTGGTGACACCGTTGGCCGACGCGCACATGGACTCGATTCCGGTGGTGGCGATCACCGGTCAGGTGGGGCGCGGCCTGATCGGCACCGATGCGTTCCAGGAGGCCGACATCTCCGGCATCACGATGCCGATCACCAAGCACAACTTCCTCGTGCGCAGCGGCGACGAGATCCCGCAGGCGATCGCCGAGGCGTTCCACATCGCGGCCTCGGGCCGCCCCGGGCCGGTGCTGGTCGACATCCCCAAGGATGTTCTGCAGGGGCAGTGCACCTTCAGCTGGCCACCGCGCATCGACCTGCCGGGTTACAAGCCGAACACCAAACCGCACAACCGTCAGATTCGCGAGGCCGCCAAACTGATCGCCGCCGCACGCAAGCCGGTGCTCTACGTCGGCGGCGGGGTGATCCGCGGAGAGGCCACTGAGGAACTGCTGGAGCTGGCCGAGCTGACCGGAATTCCGGTCGTGACCACGCTGATGGCGCGCGGGGCGTTCCCCGACAGCCATCCGCAGAACATGGGCATGCCCGGAATGCACGGCACGGTGTCCGCGGTGGCCGCCCTGCAGCGCAGCGACCTGCTGATAGCGCTGGGCACCCGGTTCGACGACCGGGTGACCGGGCGGCTGGATTCCTTCGCGCCGGAGGCCAAGGTCATCCACGCCGACATCGACCCCGCCGAGATCGGCAAGAACCGCCACGCCGACGTGCCGATCGTCGGTGACGTCAAGGCCGTCATCGCCGATCTGGTCGTGGCCCTGCGCCGGGACGGCACCGCCGACGCGATCACGATCGACAACTGGACGGAGTACCTGGGAGGGGTGCAGGCGACCTACCCGCTGAGTTACGGGCCGCAGAGCGACGGCAGCCTCTCACCGGAGTACGTCATCGAGACGCTGGGCAAGATGGCCGGTCCCGACGCCGTGTACGTCGCAGGCGTCGGCCAGCACCAGATGTGGGCCGCGCAGTTCATTTCCTACGAGAAGCCGAAGACATGGCTGAACTCCGGCGGCCTCGGCACCATGGGCTACGCCGTCCCCGCGGCGATGGGGGCCAAGTTCGGCCGCCCGGAGGCCGAGGTGTGGGCCATCGACGGCGACGGCTGCTTCCAGATGACCAACCAGGAGCTGGCCACCTGTGCCGTTGAGGGTGCGCCGATCAAGGTGGCGCTGATCAACAACGGCAACCTCGGCATGGTGCGCCAGTGGCAGACGCTGTTCTACGAAGAGCGGTACAGCCAAACGGATCTGGCCACGCACTCGCGGCGCATCCCCGATTTCGTCAAGCTGGCCGAGGCGCTCGGATGTGTCGGATTGCGTTGCGAGCGAGCCGAAGACGTCGAGGACGTGATTCGGCAGGCCCGCGAGATCAACGACCGTCCCGTGGTGATCGACTTCATCGTCGGCGCAGACGCCCAGGTATGGCCCATGGTCGCGGCGGGCACGAGCAACGACGAGATCCAGGCCGCGCGCGGCATCCGCCCGCTGTTCGACGATCCGGAAGAAGGCCACGCCTGA
- the cfp6 gene encoding Protein of uncharacterised function (DUF2581), with amino-acid sequence MAHFAVAFLAFSMLSLVLAGLTWVAALLIIPIVLSVFVARYRTVADHDQVTARTLLGSETVGWGDIDGLRFGKGSSAYAHLKDGRDLRLPAVTFATLPLLAEASEGRVPNPYAKD; translated from the coding sequence ATGGCGCATTTCGCCGTCGCCTTTCTGGCGTTCAGCATGCTTTCGCTGGTTCTGGCGGGCCTCACCTGGGTGGCGGCCCTGTTGATCATTCCGATCGTGTTGTCGGTGTTCGTCGCGCGCTACCGCACCGTCGCCGACCACGATCAGGTGACCGCGCGCACGCTGTTGGGCAGCGAGACCGTCGGCTGGGGCGACATCGACGGCCTGCGCTTCGGCAAGGGATCATCGGCTTACGCCCATTTGAAGGACGGCAGAGACCTGCGGTTGCCCGCGGTGACGTTCGCGACGTTGCCGCTGTTGGCCGAGGCCAGCGAGGGGCGTGTGCCCAATCCGTACGCGAAGGATTAG
- a CDS encoding DoxX family protein has translation MVTSHSNDPRAWQRPDDAAGRPASASLVDPEDDLPSANYAGDFETTAIPHYDSNSGAPVSTGFGLLNDPEPLPYVQPGGRHALDYSADPAEIGPDPFRAAPERRGTLDLGLLLLRLAVGALFIGHGLQKAFGLWGGPGLGGWEAQLSDMGFRYADILAYVGAFGQIAAGVLLILGLFTPVAAAGALAYLVTGVLAEAMVAHEEARLSDFLTDGHEYNVFLTCAVAALVLTGPGRYGFDAGRGWARRPFLGSLGALVLGAGAGVALWVLLNGGNPFA, from the coding sequence ATGGTGACCAGTCATTCCAATGACCCACGCGCCTGGCAGCGGCCCGACGACGCGGCCGGGCGGCCCGCGTCGGCGAGCCTGGTCGACCCCGAAGACGACCTCCCGTCGGCCAACTACGCCGGCGACTTCGAGACCACCGCGATCCCGCACTACGACTCGAACAGCGGCGCGCCGGTCTCCACCGGTTTCGGACTGCTCAACGATCCCGAGCCGCTGCCGTACGTGCAGCCCGGCGGCAGGCACGCACTCGACTACTCGGCCGATCCGGCGGAGATCGGCCCCGATCCGTTCCGCGCCGCACCGGAGCGCCGCGGCACGCTCGACCTCGGCCTTCTACTGTTGCGCCTCGCAGTCGGTGCCCTGTTCATCGGCCACGGCCTGCAGAAGGCGTTCGGGCTGTGGGGCGGGCCCGGGCTGGGCGGATGGGAAGCCCAGCTGTCCGATATGGGCTTCCGCTACGCCGACATCCTGGCCTACGTCGGCGCGTTCGGGCAGATCGCCGCGGGCGTGCTGCTCATCCTGGGTCTCTTCACCCCGGTGGCCGCCGCCGGCGCGCTGGCGTATCTGGTGACCGGCGTACTGGCCGAGGCGATGGTCGCCCACGAGGAGGCGCGCCTGTCGGACTTCCTCACCGACGGGCACGAGTACAACGTGTTTCTGACCTGCGCGGTGGCCGCGCTGGTGTTGACGGGCCCCGGCCGGTACGGATTCGACGCCGGACGCGGTTGGGCACGCCGGCCCTTCCTCGGATCGCTCGGCGCGCTGGTGCTCGGCGCGGGCGCCGGTGTGGCTCTCTGGGTGCTGCTCAACGGCGGCAACCCGTTCGCCTAA